The following are from one region of the Erwinia billingiae Eb661 genome:
- the moeB gene encoding molybdopterin-synthase adenylyltransferase MoeB, with protein sequence MLPELSDEESLRYNRQIVLRGFDFDGQEKLKAAKALIVGLGGLGCAAAPYLASAGVGQLTLLDFDTVSLSNLQRQILHRDSAIGQAKVDSARQQLSQINPHIRLDAINQQLDDAQLAELIGQQDVVLDCTDNVATREQLNRLCYASKTPLVSGAAIRMEGQIAVFRWQQDEPCYRCISRLFGDATLSCVEAGVMAPLVGVIGSLQAMEAIRVLSDFGNPVPGKLLMYDAMTLQFREMKVAKDPACEVCGH encoded by the coding sequence ATGCTGCCTGAACTCAGCGACGAAGAGAGCCTGCGCTACAATCGCCAGATTGTGCTGCGCGGCTTTGACTTTGACGGCCAGGAGAAGCTGAAAGCCGCTAAAGCGCTGATTGTCGGACTGGGCGGGCTGGGATGTGCCGCCGCGCCCTACCTCGCTTCCGCTGGCGTGGGCCAGCTTACGCTGCTCGATTTCGACACGGTTTCGCTCTCCAATCTGCAGCGGCAAATTTTGCATCGCGACAGTGCGATTGGCCAGGCGAAAGTCGATTCTGCCCGCCAGCAGTTAAGCCAGATCAACCCGCATATCCGCCTCGACGCCATCAACCAGCAGCTGGATGATGCGCAACTGGCTGAGCTGATTGGCCAGCAGGATGTGGTGCTGGACTGTACCGATAATGTGGCCACCCGTGAACAGCTAAACCGGCTGTGTTACGCCAGCAAAACGCCGCTGGTGTCGGGCGCAGCCATCCGTATGGAAGGGCAAATCGCCGTCTTTCGCTGGCAGCAGGATGAACCCTGCTATCGCTGCATCAGCCGCCTGTTTGGCGATGCCACGCTCAGCTGCGTCGAAGCAGGCGTGATGGCGCCGTTGGTCGGGGTGATTGGCTCGCTGCAGGCGATGGAAGCGATTCGCGTGCTGAGCGACTTTGGCAACCCGGTGCCGGGAAAACTGCTGATGTATGACGCGATGACGCTGCAATTCCGCGAAATGAAGGTGGCGAAAGATCCGGCCTGTGAGGTCTGCGGTCACTGA
- the moeA gene encoding molybdopterin molybdotransferase MoeA, with protein MEAFTAGLISLDDALAKMLAAITPLTETETLPLSAAVGRITACAVTSPIDVPPFANSAMDGYALRMADLARQPLKIAGKAFAGAPFKGEWPAGTCLRIMTGAPVPPGTEAVVMQEQTGEDGDAIRILADVTEGQNIRLAGDDILQGATVLEQGIRLGAAELPLLASLGVADVKVLRKLRVAVFSTGDELQPVGQPLAEGQIYDTNRFAVRLMLDKLGCEVIDLGIIRDDRQALREAFRQADSQADVVISSGGVSVGEADYTKSMLEELGEISFWKLAIKPGKPFAFGRLTNSWFCGLPGNPVSAVLTFYQLVQPLLAKLTGQQGPALPPRQTVKTATALKKSPGRLDFQRGFVQRNEDGELEVHSTGPQGSHVFSSFSQANCFVVLERDRGNVEAGEWVEIEPFNSLLEG; from the coding sequence ATGGAAGCCTTTACTGCGGGATTGATCTCGCTGGACGATGCGCTGGCGAAAATGCTGGCGGCGATTACCCCGCTGACAGAGACGGAAACCCTGCCGCTGTCCGCGGCCGTCGGACGCATCACCGCCTGTGCGGTGACCTCGCCGATTGACGTGCCGCCGTTTGCGAACTCGGCGATGGATGGGTACGCCTTAAGAATGGCAGACCTTGCCAGACAGCCGCTGAAAATTGCCGGTAAAGCCTTTGCCGGCGCCCCGTTCAAAGGTGAATGGCCCGCGGGCACCTGCCTGCGCATTATGACCGGTGCGCCGGTGCCGCCCGGCACTGAAGCCGTAGTGATGCAGGAACAGACCGGCGAGGATGGCGATGCGATCCGCATTCTGGCCGACGTCACCGAAGGGCAAAATATCCGCCTGGCGGGCGATGACATCCTGCAAGGCGCAACGGTGCTGGAACAGGGTATCCGCTTAGGTGCCGCCGAACTGCCGCTGCTGGCGTCTCTCGGTGTGGCAGACGTGAAGGTGCTGCGCAAGCTGCGGGTCGCGGTGTTCTCCACCGGCGATGAGCTGCAACCTGTCGGCCAGCCGCTGGCGGAAGGACAGATTTATGACACCAATCGCTTTGCCGTGCGGTTGATGCTGGACAAGCTGGGTTGCGAAGTGATTGACCTCGGGATCATCCGTGACGATCGGCAGGCGCTACGTGAGGCTTTCCGCCAGGCCGACAGTCAGGCCGATGTAGTGATCAGCAGCGGTGGCGTCTCGGTGGGCGAAGCGGATTACACCAAAAGCATGCTGGAAGAGTTAGGCGAAATCAGCTTCTGGAAGCTGGCGATTAAGCCGGGCAAACCCTTTGCCTTTGGCCGTCTGACCAACAGCTGGTTCTGCGGTCTGCCGGGCAATCCGGTTTCCGCCGTCCTCACCTTCTATCAGCTCGTTCAGCCACTGCTGGCAAAACTGACCGGGCAACAGGGACCGGCGCTGCCGCCTCGCCAGACGGTGAAAACGGCAACCGCGCTGAAAAAATCCCCTGGCCGCCTCGACTTCCAGCGCGGATTCGTGCAGCGCAACGAAGACGGCGAACTGGAGGTGCACTCCACCGGCCCGCAGGGTTCCCATGTGTTCAGTTCATTCAGCCAGGCCAACTGCTTTGTCGTGCTGGAGCGTGATCGTGGCAACGTTGAAGCAGGTGAATGGGTCGAGATCGAGCCGTTTAACAGCCTGCTGGAGGGCTGA
- a CDS encoding isoaspartyl peptidase/L-asparaginase, translating into MARAVIAIHGGAGAIARASMSAEKEQHYIQALSGIVASGQAVLAAGGSALDAVTEAVRLLEECPLFNAGKGAVFTHQGTHELDACVMDGRSLDAGAVAGVNTLRNPVLAARAVLENSPHVMFIGEGAEKFAAEHGLEQVPPDFFSTPERWEQLQRALHSDHAVLDHDGAAQSSDDPLDPDRKFGTVGAVALDLSGNLAAATSTGGMTNKQAGRVGDSPIVGAGCYANNANVAVSCTGTGEVFMRTLAAYDIAALMEYGGLSLKEASDRVVMEKIRVLGGSGGVIAVDREGNVALPFNSEGMYRGYGYVGDAPNVGIYREE; encoded by the coding sequence ATGGCCAGAGCAGTCATCGCGATCCACGGCGGTGCGGGCGCAATTGCCCGCGCCAGCATGAGCGCAGAGAAAGAACAGCATTATATTCAGGCCCTGTCGGGGATTGTTGCCAGCGGACAGGCGGTGCTGGCGGCGGGTGGCAGCGCGCTAGATGCCGTAACCGAAGCGGTGCGCTTGCTGGAAGAGTGCCCGCTGTTTAACGCCGGTAAGGGCGCCGTCTTCACCCATCAGGGCACCCACGAGCTGGATGCCTGCGTGATGGATGGCCGCTCGCTGGACGCCGGTGCGGTTGCCGGGGTGAATACCTTGCGTAATCCGGTACTGGCCGCCCGTGCCGTGCTGGAAAACAGCCCGCACGTGATGTTTATCGGTGAAGGCGCAGAGAAATTTGCCGCTGAGCACGGGCTGGAACAGGTTCCGCCTGACTTCTTCTCCACGCCTGAGCGCTGGGAACAGCTTCAGCGCGCGCTGCATTCCGATCATGCCGTGCTCGATCATGATGGCGCGGCGCAAAGCTCTGACGATCCTCTCGATCCGGATCGCAAGTTCGGCACGGTGGGCGCGGTGGCGCTGGATTTATCCGGTAATCTTGCCGCGGCCACCTCGACCGGCGGCATGACCAACAAACAGGCCGGACGCGTGGGCGACTCGCCGATTGTTGGCGCGGGTTGCTATGCCAATAACGCTAACGTTGCGGTCTCCTGTACCGGCACCGGCGAAGTCTTTATGCGCACGCTGGCGGCTTACGATATCGCCGCGCTGATGGAGTACGGCGGCTTGTCGTTAAAAGAAGCCAGCGATCGCGTGGTGATGGAAAAAATCCGGGTGCTGGGTGGCAGCGGCGGCGTGATCGCCGTCGACCGCGAGGGCAATGTCGCCCTGCCATTCAACAGTGAAGGCATGTATCGCGGCTACGGCTATGTGGGTGATGCGCCTAATGTCGGTATTTACCGCGAAGAATAA